TAAGCGTAGACAGCTTAGCGGTGAGCTTGGCAAACCTGAGGATGTGGCACGAGCTGCACTATTTCTAGCTTCCGATGAGTCCGGGTTTGTAATGGGTTCGCCGCTATATGTGGATGGTGGCCTTGTCTTCGGAAAAAATGCATAAAGTGAAGGAGAGTGTTTTAGATGAGGCTAGTTACCTTTTTGCAAAAAGAAGATGATCATATGGGAGTTCTAACCGACCGTGGTGTGGTGGATATTGAGGCGGCACAGACTGCATTATCCACTCGGACGGAGGTTCCAGTAACGGTTAAGCAATTGCTTGATGGTGGGGAGGATGCACTTAACCAACTGAGGATTTTTGTGAATGAGCTGCCTGAAGGAGAAGTGAATCCATCCTGGCTGAAGCAGGAAGATGAGTTAGCATTCGGTCCCTGTGTTACTGATCCTGGAAAAATCATCTGTATTGGCCTTAATTATCGCCGGCATGCGGAAGAGACTGGGATGTCCATTCCCGAATATCCCATCCTGTTCAATAAATTTAACAATACACTAACTGGACATGGCTCAGAAGTTCCGCTTCCGAGGAACAGCCAGAAGGTGGACTACGAGGCAGAGCTTGGCATCGTCATCGGACGAACCGCGAAATATGTGACGGAGGAAGATGCACTGGATTATGTCTTCGGGTATTGTACGGCTAATGATTTGTCGGCGCGAGATTTACAGATGCGGACGAGTCAATGGCTAGCGGGAAAGTCTTGCGATAAATTTTCACCCATTGGGCCTTACTTAGTCACTGCGGATGAAGTAGGTGATCCCAATCAGCTCGATATTCAGTGCACGGTGAATGGTGAACTGCGTCAGAACTCCAACACTTCGGACATGATTTTTAATTGCAAGCAGATAGTCAGCTATGTATCCCAGTGTATGACGCTTTCACCGGGGGATATTATCCTGACTGGAACACCAGAAGGCGTAGTGATGGGTTACCCTCCAGAGGATCAGGTCTATTTGCAAGCTGGTGATGTGGTCACGGTGCAGATTGAGAAGCTTGGTGCCATTACAAATACGATGGTTAGCGAATAGGAGGGAGTAGGGATGATCTTCGATTGTCATACCCATTTGTTTGGACCGGGAATGGTTTCAGGACCTACGGATGAGGCGATCAAACGGGCTTGGGGACCGGATATGAATATCGAAGCAACCCCCGAGCAACATCGTAGTAATTTGGAAGGATTCTCTGGTGCTATCGTATTAGCCATGGCGGCGCATGCAACGGGACTGGTTGTGCCGAATGCTTATGTCGCAGATTACTGTCGCACGGATCCGGATCGATTATTCGGTTTTGCAAGTGTAGATCCCAATCATCTGGATTGTGTTGCTGAATTTGAGACTGCGATCCGTGAGATGGGATTAAAAGGGTTGAAGCTTGCGCCTATCTATCAGAACTTTTATCCTGATGATCCCAGGCATTATGCCCTCTATGCCAAAGCAGAACAGCTAGATGTACCTATTCTATGGCATCAAGGAACCTCTTTTGTACCGGAGGGTTATCTGGATGCATCAAGGCCGGCGATGCTGGACCCGATTGCCCGTGCTTTTCCGAAGCTGAAGATGATTGTAGCGCATATGGGTCATCCCTGGATTGATGAATGTATTTCATTGGTGCGCAAGCATCCTAATCTATATATGGATGTTTCTGCTTTAGGAAGTAGACCTTGGCAATTTTATAATGCACTGGTATCTGCGATGGAATATGGAGTTCAAGATAAAATATTGTTTGGATCGGATTATCCGTTCTTTGGGACACAGAAGATGCTAGATGCTCTGTACCATATCAATGATCTAGTGGAGGGAACGAAGCTGCCACAAATACCGCAAAAATATATTGAGGACATAATACATCGTCTAACACCGGAAATTCTTGGTTTTATCTAAAACATTTATGCTTGGTCTATAAGCGAGGTTGTTAAAAGGAGATGGGGTCATGGCGGAGTGCAGGGACAGCGAGGAGAGTGTGGCTGAATCAGGCGGTAAGTTGAAGAGCGAGGCTTATTTTCAGGAAAAAGATCTATGGGGATTTATCCATCGTTCCTTCACGAAGTCTATGGGATACACCGAAGAAGATCTCCGCAAGCCAGTGATCGGCATTTGCAACACGTTTAGTGAGCTGAATAAATGCCATTCCCATTTTAATGAATTGGTGGATTATGTGAAGCGTGGTGTTTGGCAGGCAGGGGGAGTGCCGATGGAATTCCCGACGATTTCGATTGGTGAGCCTTATGTGAAGCCTACAACGATGCTGCTGCGTAATTTGATGGCAATGGATACGGAAGAAATGATGAAGGGGCATCCCATTGACGGGGTAGTGCTTCTTGGGGGTTGCGATAAAACGGTACCCGCTCAGCTGATGGCAGCCGCTAGCGCCAATATTCCAGCCATTGTATTGACAGGTGGCCCTATGCTAAATGGCCGATTGGGCGGGCGTAGCCTTGGAGCGTGCACGGATTGTTATGGCTTTACGCTGGAGCATAAAGCCGGAAATATAAGTGACGAAGAGCTGGCTGTTGCAGAGAATGCGATTTGCCGTAGTGACGGTCACTGCATG
This genomic stretch from Paenibacillus sp. FSL H7-0737 harbors:
- a CDS encoding fumarylacetoacetate hydrolase family protein, whose translation is MRLVTFLQKEDDHMGVLTDRGVVDIEAAQTALSTRTEVPVTVKQLLDGGEDALNQLRIFVNELPEGEVNPSWLKQEDELAFGPCVTDPGKIICIGLNYRRHAEETGMSIPEYPILFNKFNNTLTGHGSEVPLPRNSQKVDYEAELGIVIGRTAKYVTEEDALDYVFGYCTANDLSARDLQMRTSQWLAGKSCDKFSPIGPYLVTADEVGDPNQLDIQCTVNGELRQNSNTSDMIFNCKQIVSYVSQCMTLSPGDIILTGTPEGVVMGYPPEDQVYLQAGDVVTVQIEKLGAITNTMVSE
- a CDS encoding amidohydrolase family protein, which gives rise to MIFDCHTHLFGPGMVSGPTDEAIKRAWGPDMNIEATPEQHRSNLEGFSGAIVLAMAAHATGLVVPNAYVADYCRTDPDRLFGFASVDPNHLDCVAEFETAIREMGLKGLKLAPIYQNFYPDDPRHYALYAKAEQLDVPILWHQGTSFVPEGYLDASRPAMLDPIARAFPKLKMIVAHMGHPWIDECISLVRKHPNLYMDVSALGSRPWQFYNALVSAMEYGVQDKILFGSDYPFFGTQKMLDALYHINDLVEGTKLPQIPQKYIEDIIHRLTPEILGFI